The genomic stretch caaacagagaaactgcctatgacatctttgaatccttgaagatgactcatgaaggtaatgcccaagtcaaggaagaagattctgaagagtcagaatcagaagaagaagaagaagaagatgaactttccatgatctccagaagagtaaattaactctagaagagtaagcaaagaaagttcaagaacttcagaagttccaaaaggcctgaaagaggagaatcttctggacatagaagatctgacaaaaagaaggtgacgtgctatgaatgcaaggaaccaggacattacaagaatgagtgtccaaagcttcagagggaaaagcccaagaagaagtttgaaaagaagaaaggcttgatggctacttgggatgaatcAGATTCTTCTGAccaagaatcagactctgaagatgagcaagcaaacatagcgctgatggccactgttgatgatgaatcacaatctacatcagacttagattctgaagaggtattttcagaactttctagagaagagttagtttctagtctaactgaAATTTTGGAAATCAAgactcaacttagtatcaaatacacttattcaaaccccccctttctaagtgtttttctatccttcacatattTGAACACATTAGGAAAATCTGTTGAACAAACTTCTCAACTCTAttggtggttgtattcccaaGGTGTCGGACCTTATCAGTCCACGCACAAACAAACTTCTCCTTCACTTTGTCTAGAATGATGCTTCAATGTATTTTAATAAATGAGGATGTTTTTCACATATATTCCGAAATTGCAATACGACATCGGCATACAATTCTTTTGTCGACGAACTTGCAATATGCACCCATGCATCCATTAGTTTGTCAACAATCACTCCGGGCTTCACCGTTTTCCCACCTTCGGTCGCTACTTGTTTCGTCCCCACAAcgggtttaaccttacttctcacattatatgatatgtgatatcgacaaagtaatgcatcagaagaaggaaatacctttgcaacCACATTTATCAAAACGGGGTTGCGGTCCGTAATAATCGCCTTAGGCATCTcgacttttttttcaaaagtgtgcGACACCCCTTCAATGCCCACCTAAAAATATCctttttttcacactccaaaaaagcaaaaccaaTGGAAAATGTCTTCTCGGTGGATGTAACACCGACCATCTCGAATAATGGGAgtcgatacttgttggtcttgtaggtagaatcgagaaGGAGCATTGTCGAgaaagtgttgaacaactttatggaatccagatgagtccaaaaaatatcttgGACCATAACCTCATCATCGCAATTTCTGTACCGCACCACGTATTTTTTATCATCCAACATTTTCAACAATTGTTGAATCTTGCTCCTATCTCCCCTACTCCCCTTTTTATTGCGGTACCGTTTATTATACACGTGCCTTATATTTGATATGTTGTCGGGTTCCTTCCTTTTCAATATGGCAAGTAAATTTTTCGGTTGGACAAAATTCAAGGAcatgtctttaatagatgtcttcTCAACCGGATTGAGCCGACATGCCACTGAATGGCCTTGTAATTTTGCGTAAGGCGATTATTAAATGGAAACTCGTGCTAGCCAACATGTAACAACaaattttaaatggacactcgcattttctagtacccgtgtcgtctcttttaaaattctttagaggaggatggtatttcccgcttctttcgcacaaTATTGTTACAAACGGGTTTCTTCTTGCCGTACCATTATCCAATCTTCCTATCACTACACTAAAACATAGGTTAGTTgcattcctacgaatccatgttAGCATGCTTTCACGATCGTCAAAATCTTGCTTGCTACTAAAGTCACCTCCGACATCTACCACATTTGCGACTACCCCGTCAATACTCGTACAAACATCGACTAAAGTAGCTGATTCTCTTGAAATATTATCGGGGTACACCATAcctattttgtcaaaataacacATAATTATAAAATGCTGGAAAAAAAACTACAGGActatttcgtagatgcatctacagaagtgttcatcttcaacacgttccgtagatggatctacggaagctaCGTTACTTTTTTACAGCAAATAACATTGATAATGTGAACAATGTAGTGGTTGAAAGTGATTATTTACCTTAAATTCAGTATcttcttgctccctttgatttaTTGCACCAAAAAGTTTGAGTGTTGGAGTGAAATCGGGTATTGATGATGTAAGGTTTTTAGTGTGTGGAAAATGAAtagtttgaagaaatgaaacaatggggagagtgatcatgctggttcaaactatatcagacacttccgtagatgcatctacagaacaaCGTGGCTCTAAGagattccgtagatgcacctacgaaaaCATCCCTTAACTGATTTTATGTGTATTTTTTCCTCATATACACTAGTTTATTACGCTTCTGTGGGTGGATCTACGGaaggaatcaaatttttttcaaaatttggggtgcttccggatgtgcatctacgaaagctGGAGCAAAAATGGAATTTTGCGTGGTGTATACGATATTCATGTGTTAGTTGAGAAATGGTCTTTTGAAATTggtgttaaataattattttttaaattgagcTTAACTATGAAAGTAATTTGTAGTAAAATTTTGGTAGCTTTATTTTCTTATTGTGATTAGAGTAAATTTTCTTGACTTTTTTCCAAACATCATAACAAATGGTGAATGCTTGCAGAAGGGTGCACGGACACATGGTGCCAAGACATTGGTCGTATGTGAGAAGAGTGGGCGAAGCATCACATGCATTTCTAAGATCATTTTCTGTCAATATTGTAGAAAACAAAacatatttctttaaaaaaaattgcaagttACTGCTAGTATTTTAAGGTGGCACAAGTGGGGTGATAGATAGAGACAACATTTATTTATGTTGCATTGAGACATAGCATCAAAGCAACTTTATTTAGCACATTATTAGCACACATGTAATACATCTTAGCAAACACAACACACCTAAATGTGGTTCTATTTGGCAGCATGATGGTAACCGAATCCATTAGGTAATTCTTCAGAATTTATATCAGGCTTACTTCCAGTAGGGTGGTATTGAAACAAATTAGGTAATTCTTTAGAACTTACATCAGCCTCACTTGCAGCATGAGGGTATTGAAACACATTAGGAAATTCTCTGGAACTTTCACCAGACTCACTTCTAGCAGGGTGGTATTGGAACAAATTAGGAAATTCTCTGAAACTTAGATCAAACTCACTTGCAGCATGATCGTATTTGAACACATTAGGTAATTTACTGAAACTTACATCAGGCTCAGTTGCAACATGATCATATTTGAATACGTTAGTTAATTCTCCAGAATTTACATCAGACCCACTTGCAAGTTGATCGTATTTGAACACATTAGGTAATTTTCTAAAACTTACATCAGGCTCAGTTGCAACATGATCATATTTGAACACGTTAGGTAATTCTCCAGAATTTACATCAGACCCACTTGCAGGTTGATCATATTTGAACACATTAGGTAATTTTCTGAAACTTACATCAGGCTTAGTTGCAACATGATCATATTTGAACACGTTAGGTAATTCTTCAGAACTTACATCAGCCCCACTTACAGCATGATCGTATCGAAACCAATTAGGTAATTTTCTAAAACTTACATCAGGCTCGGTTGCAACATGATCATATTTGAACACGTTAGGTAATTCTCTAGAATTTACATCAGACCCACTTGCAGGTTGATCGTATTTGAACACATTAGGTAATTTTCTAAAACTTACATCAGGCTCAGTTGCAACATGATCATATTTGAACACGTTAGGTAATTCTCCAGAATTTACATCAGACCCACTTGCAGGTTGATCGTATTTGAACACATTAGGTAATTTTCTGAAACTTACATCAGGCTCAGTTGCAACATGATCATATTTGAACACGTTAGGTAATTCTCCAGAATTTACATCAGACCCACTTGCAGGTTGATCGTATTTGAACACATTAGGTAATTTTCTGAAACTTACATCAGGCTCAGTTGCAACATGATCATATTTGAACACGTTAGGTAATTCTTCAGAACTTACATCAGCCTCACTTACAGCATGATCGTATCGAAACCAATTAGGTAATTTTTCAGAGCTTACATCAGGCTCAGTTGCAACATGATCATATTTGAACACGTTAGGTAATTCTTCAGAACTTACATCAGCCTCACTTACAGCATGATCGTATCGAAACCAATTAGGTAATTTTTCAGAACTTACATCAGGCTCAGTTGCAACATGATCATATTTGAACACGTTAGGTAATTCTCCAGAATTTACATCAGACCCACTTGCAGGTTGATCGTATTTGAACACATTAGGTAATTTTCTGAAACTTACATCAGGCTCAGTTGCAACATGATCATATTTGAACACGTTAAGTAATTCTTCAGAACTTACATCAGCCCCACTTACAGCATGATCGTATCGAAACCAATTATGTAATTTTTCAGAACTTACATCAGTCTCACCTGCAGGATGATGtattgaaataaattaaaaaattctcTGAAACTTACACCTGACTCAGTTACAACATGATTATATTTGAACACATTTAGTAATTTCTTAGAATTTACACTTGACTCACTTACAGTATGATAAGAAAATATATTAGGTAATTCTTCAAAAAATTTACATCAATTTTACTTCCATCGGAGTAACCTTGTTTGACTCAAACATTTTACACTTGTTTAATtgagaaattaaatttaaaaagtaaataattttaaatatgtcGAAGTAAATTTCTATCTAAAAAGTTGAGAGATTTTAAAGATATTATCATATAGACATAAATTTTAGAGCATGACACTGACTAGGAAGTAGGAGATTAGTGATGGCTTTTGGCATTGGAGAGTTGGGGATTACGGACTTCCAGTAATGTTGAGGTGGTAATCTTGCAGCATTAGTTGCCACTAGCAGAAGCTGCATGCATTTGAGAATATATATTAACATTAGTAATCCATTTATTTAAAAGCAAAAATAGAGAGATAGAATATGATAACAAGTATTTGAAGAAATGAAAGTGGTGGAGTTTATGGAGTTGTAACTCACCACGAGAAAGGTAATAAAGTGAAAGAAATGAAACTCCATATTGGATCAGTGAGTGTGAAATTCTATAGAAGAAAGGATGGAATGAAAAAGAAAGACACATGCAGCCTTTATATAATGTAGAGAATGGATGGTATTatgtaattaattattaaaattgctTTGTTTCAAGGGGTGGTGGTGCCATGCAGATTTGCAAACGTGTAACTTGGTTAGGAAACGGTGCTGATCGGTTGTCCTCTTCATAGCTAGTTGTCTACCATGGATGCAATGAGTGGCATTATTTAATACTTTTGTTtacaataattaatttgattttataacAAAGGTGTGTTTGGAGTGAGCATGAGAAGTTGGAGTGATTGCATCCTTCCTTTCTCTCTTCTCACCGTGACATTAGAATTTACTACAAAGCAATTAAATAGTTACTACAAAGACACAAAAGTGTGCCCTGTCTCATTCAGTGTGCATATAAAGCTCCCTCGATCCCCTAGTATTCTAAAAACGGCAAACTTTCCTAATAGTTCTTCTAGCTACTCTCTGAGGTTGATCTACTTCAATTGTTTTCATAGGTGTGAAACAAGTACTGGTTCTCTAAGTTTCAGAATGTCTCAGCAATCGAGTGATGAATCTCCCATTTCAGACTCAGCAACAccggaagagtcctctaaccctaATAGGGTTCTTAAGGTTGTCCCTTTAAGGAAGATTAGCAGTGACGAAGTAAAGGCCATAAAGCCTAAAACGACTCATGCAAAACGGCCCAAGGAGGGTATTCACAACAAGGGTACCAAATCCTCAGTATCTGCTACCATGgaggaacttactaaagaaggatCCAAATATGTCGATAGAGCAATTACCAGGATTGTTACTCGTATTCTAAAGGAGAATCATCAAGTGCCAGGaatatttatttctcttttaaccATATTGGATAATCCCCTCAATAACACCAGTAAGGCTGAGCCTGTTAACACCGTTGATATTGACCTAGAAATCAACAAGGATGAACAAGGGTTTACTAAGAATACCAATGTCACCGAAGATGTCAATGACATTGACAATAATGAGCACCCTAAGGCAAATACTGAAACTAATACTAATGTGGTTGACTTAGATGAGTACTCTGACAACGAATTACTTACCTCCTTGAATCCTAGTGTAGCCAACAGGCTAATGACAAGAACAAAAGGCAAAGTTGTTGTCCAAGGATCTCCTAAAAGGAGCACTCAAGTGAGTAACCCTGCCAAAGACACTGTCAGGAAGAAGAGTACTTCTGCAggactgttgaaagtatttgtgggtaaatattttcggtaatatatcgtatccacagggattggtttaatatcactgccgttctattgtttattattttgagtgagaaaaagtaattggatttgttttatgattataatgctatcaaatctaaacaataatttaaatgaaaatactgaaagtttgttaacgattaaggaaatatgttgagcttcagggttcatcaacctattcctatacaatgtATTGATCAAATCACaagtgaacaatcatttgaaatattatcttcacttatccccaaatatgattccatgtctgcaaatcaaattagataaacttctaccggtatgagattcgatctctccaaacatcaatatcgataatagtaatgaagaacgataattatgaaaactcaatcacaattccatctctgcaaattgagattgaatcaatatagtaacctagggcaaaagttagaaccttttctttcgatcaaagattccacgataatttaatataaaagcaaggtttcttattgataataaattcaaacaattgttcataggaaagaatcaatggtattgtatattcataggttaactactaccttaaactcaacaaggggaatttagctctccatagacatgaagaacacacaagaatgaatagagggattcatcttcatcaacgagatatcttcaattggtaaagatttggccttcgATTGTTGTTCTCGGCTTCAaaatcagaatgctctcctaatttcgctcacaaaagatctgcccaagtcttggaagctagggcttttatttataagCTTTGGACCTGAAACGTcgcggccgcggcgcggcaacggatgaGCGTGGCGTGGTCAGAAACAGAGACTTTTTCGCGGCGTcgactagaactcccgcggcgcgccctggttaaacttcttctttttgctttgcctttgagacttctagCTTTCTTCCCTCTTCTTGTTCTTATAAAGCTCCTCttcagctccaaacctgcatcaatagtacccacaagtgatttgatttgctttacacatgaactaaacttattcagttcaattcttactaaaaacctatggatctatcacaatttgcattaattTAGAGAAGAAATTACTtattttaacacatgaatttaccattaattcactcctaacaaactctctccaacttagagttttgtttatccctaaacaaaattacttacctctaaCAAACATACCGacagtcatgcaacaagtttttcaaacagttttttttttcaagtggttcaattcagtAACCAAGTCAAATATCCCCCtcttcctgcaaactcagaacatacacatgaaacaaattttgaaagcaaattacctccagaagttcaaaacattacacaattgtaattgaatcagcactaatcactctcatcaaaaagtatgatgaacaaCAGAGGGGttcaacactcatccaaacaattaaatcaacaaggatccatatcatacgttcaccaaattgttagcatcaagtcctgtggaatctgagaatcagaaggtctttctagggttgtaatgtggtttagattcaaagaaaagaagataaacaagggttgttcctaatctagggaagcatccgaatcataactcattcctcaTTCTCTATAACTTTCGCTTTCTCACCTGGTCATCTTTTCTCATTCGTATCTcggtttttctttttctcttttttcaacaactgttagattcaaacgttgttcttctttttttctcatatatatatatatatatatatatatatatatatatatatatatatatatatatatatttattttttttcgagCTACGAATTTCTGTTGTCCTTCACCGATTACCACTTGTACTTACTTTTCTTTGGATTGtgattctccccaacttggagatcaacctgtacttagattatgtgaatgctcccctactttctaagaaaggtcaaagagaaaacacatcaccaaattttatggttgatggttcgaaacaaaactttttattgagatcaaaaatcaccaggtattttccttggtgcatattatgatgcttatcttgacctaaGGCTCAAAGGATGGTTaaaaaggatcacactctcacagaagaaaataagttttacgtTGGAATTGGCttaaagaaactctcagattcaaacaagtgcctaaatcactttcacagatttccacaaacgatgcgacaaacggtttagcatgatacaaacaagtcaaaataattgatggtctcctgcatacaataaacaatggaaagctttcctcacaatggttaagacTAAGCCGATCCAATCAAAAATtgagtaccataaagaacttctgttaagtatttactaacaacctaaatttcatgcacacattaggagtttgagttcaaaaattcatacctgctttgtcactttattgaaaaagaaagtgaactaaaaaaaatttcaaaaaattacttcACTTACTACCGctttcacgcatgttgctccattgttggtactttgcttgagattttcattatgcCGTGGAACTACTCACTCTAAACTGGGGATAAAACAAACTAAGATAAacctgaaaattaaaaaaatgcaaaagagtaaatccacccccaaacttgaactaaacgttgacctcaatgtttcagaacaagcccgagagggttgactcacaaagGGTATTGCCATATAAATTgcttcttcctagctttcaccggaaaggtccccttattatttcctgaaataaaaataagcaaaacaaaataaaacattagaagtgtagGTTACATCCCACGAAGTGCCTCGTTTAACGTCACATAGCttgacggttcatggttgaatcacCAACCATTATCTCGTttccttggtacttttcttactagtgtgaaaccccaaaagtatttaatgtttgcttgtttggtttcttcatccttaattcttaccatttcaactcgcgatctctcttccttcatttgttttgtcctctcctcaagagagataacctccttatccgttaGTTTCTTCATCGGTGAGAACctattcttgatgaatttgacaAATTTTGGCTTTAACTCTAAATCTTCTAAGAATGGGATGGTGATTTGTAAACGGCTACACATTTCCATTGGCCGAAAGTAATGACTCTtattcccttctttattaggaacttgtagaggaagtaattctaatgagagtttatgctcctttgcattactactcttcttcaactctaagtccatcatattctcttttgaaaaagtttcaacttttgaagtttctaactcattcacgaCTCTTTTGATTATCTCCtctttttttgttccttcgactaacacatcatccACTTTTTTAGGAGGttttggataaggtagcttcattgagagCTCATACTTAACTTCTATATTTTCCTTGATGTTTACAtactctatattatccttttcaacaatATTTTCCTTGTCATCAATTTCCTCCTCCACTTTCTTATTTCCAACATCATTGTTTTCAGCTTCCTCATCAAccacttttacactccttatagaagtaaCATTGTAggtttctacacaagtcataggattttgaaaagttgaggcCTGACTTACTttttgctcggtgaagaatttggtaagttgaacatcttgcgtttcccgattttgttgaatggctaaagagaattgcatgaattgattcacggtttcctctaactcagtgggtcctctttgataaccttgattataatgtgaaaacccttgttgttggtattcatggttagccatatgataccccatcgcatcttccggtgtgcaccatccgatatcatgaaactcattaacttgaggtgtgaactgtgacacactttgaaggagatactccatttgttgaattaggatctcgttttgagcatgaatcgcaacattta from Vicia villosa cultivar HV-30 ecotype Madison, WI linkage group LG4, Vvil1.0, whole genome shotgun sequence encodes the following:
- the LOC131596168 gene encoding uncharacterized protein LOC131596168 isoform X2 encodes the protein MEFHFFHFITFLVLLLVATNAARLPPQHYWKSVIPNSPMPKAITNLLLPSETDVSSEKLHNWFRYDVSSEKLPNWFRYDHAVSEADVSSEELPNVFKYDHVATEPDVSSEKLPNWFRYDHAVSEADVSSEELPNVFKYDHVATEPDVSFRKLPNVFKYDQPASGSDVNSGELPNVFKYDHVATEPDVSFRKLPNVFKYDQPASGSDVNSGELPNVFKYDHVATEPDVSFRKLPNVFKYDQPASGSDVNSRELPNVFKYDHVATEPDVSFRKLPNWFRYDHAVSGADVSSEELPNVFKYDHVATKPDVSFRKLPNVFKYDQPASGSDVNSGELPNVFKYDHVATEPDVSFRKLPNWFRYDHAVSGADVNSEKLLNWFRYDHAASEPDVSFKKNSNMFKYDHAAREPDVSFKKLPNVFKYDHAASEPDISFKKLSNVFKYDHAASETDINSRDFSNVFKYDHAVSENGVNSEGLHFKYDHGASENGVSSEELPNWFRYDHAVSGTDVNSEELPNWFRYDHAVSGADVNSEELPNWFRYDHAVSGNDVNFGELPNGFSYHHAARESGVNSRESPNILSYNPATSEPNVNSGELPNGLSYHHAARESGVNSRESSNILSYNPATSEPNVNSGELPNGFSYHHAARESGVNFRESPNILLYNSVASEPDVNSGELPNWFQYTHAPSKADASSKELPNLFRYNHVAK
- the LOC131596168 gene encoding uncharacterized protein LOC131596168 isoform X1, producing the protein MEFHFFHFITFLVLLLVATNAARLPPQHYWKSVIPNSPMPKAITNLLLPSETDVSSEKLHNWFRYDHAVSGADVSSEELLNVFKYDHVATEPDVSFRKLPNVFKYDQPASGSDVNSGELPNVFKYDHVATEPDVSSEKLPNWFRYDHAVSEADVSSEELPNVFKYDHVATEPDVSSEKLPNWFRYDHAVSEADVSSEELPNVFKYDHVATEPDVSFRKLPNVFKYDQPASGSDVNSGELPNVFKYDHVATEPDVSFRKLPNVFKYDQPASGSDVNSGELPNVFKYDHVATEPDVSFRKLPNVFKYDQPASGSDVNSRELPNVFKYDHVATEPDVSFRKLPNWFRYDHAVSGADVSSEELPNVFKYDHVATKPDVSFRKLPNVFKYDQPASGSDVNSGELPNVFKYDHVATEPDVSFRKLPNWFRYDHAVSGADVNSEKLLNWFRYDHAASEPDVSFKKNSNMFKYDHAAREPDVSFKKLPNVFKYDHAASEPDISFKKLSNVFKYDHAASETDINSRDFSNVFKYDHAVSENGVNSEGLHFKYDHGASENGVSSEELPNWFRYDHAVSGTDVNSEELPNWFRYDHAVSGADVNSEELPNWFRYDHAVSGNDVNFGELPNGFSYHHAARESGVNSRESPNILSYNPATSEPNVNSGELPNGLSYHHAARESGVNSRESSNILSYNPATSEPNVNSGELPNGFSYHHAARESGVNFRESPNILLYNSVASEPDVNSGELPNWFQYTHAPSKADASSKELPNLFRYNHVAK